In a single window of the Gracilimonas sp. genome:
- a CDS encoding T9SS type A sorting domain-containing protein, with protein sequence MKKCLLILSLALFGSTLSFGQTLDKSWQFTHLYTADDTAGQTHLFYYLDERRKYICSDVWGSRLYNSSNRDFRHMNPINDSDSTFMHAVGIGGIGCSSFNPWINIIDFHPFDDNLKNFIFVGSSGDGFEPYGYSQIGTRQYYLAPLFDYFERVEANPYLGEYFFLPRDNHTVRVPITTNKDTIRYINNNWYDIGYGEEIISDSILKVFDFRLESFSPFNDSLTFFTKHGSLIRSEDLGISGDTLAIPVSSSSQFLFDQDSLHVYATSNTGNLLVSDNYGKPGSWIELTLQGRSSTLQIDPKKTGFLYVADSTSIYRSTDFGQSFQEVYSSNHFILDFYPKPASGVYYVMQKDQILKINTDSVSILKSAPEISEPEMSLDNFPYQNGNEFVFTVRQKDPNDDSEYYDVLTLEEFKTTTTQEENGKGSVIYFDDESRHPLFKELRLDSLSNLIATNWARDSSWTLLDMTKPRYKAWYPIAETDSIIIKGLFSEDVTTRINGKPFDEGISLAYYSEKIVESKTYFNGAIATAVWSPKLGFTYFRFGVDGLIYSLKGAYIDGTVYGDTTAIKYVSNEPSPTEIPKQVTLSQNYPNPFNPSTVISYQLAENSLVQLEVFDVTGRKVAVLVEGERKAAGTHEVSFEAENLASGVYFYRLETAGQTLTQKMLLVK encoded by the coding sequence ATGAAGAAGTGCCTACTCATACTTTCTTTGGCGTTATTTGGAAGCACGCTTTCCTTTGGGCAGACTCTGGATAAATCCTGGCAATTCACCCATCTATATACGGCCGATGATACAGCTGGTCAAACACATCTTTTTTACTATTTAGACGAAAGAAGAAAGTACATATGCTCAGATGTATGGGGTAGCAGACTTTATAACTCTTCAAATAGAGATTTTCGCCACATGAATCCAATTAACGATTCAGATTCCACATTTATGCATGCTGTTGGTATAGGTGGAATTGGTTGTAGCAGCTTTAATCCATGGATTAATATCATTGATTTTCATCCATTCGACGACAATCTTAAAAATTTCATTTTTGTTGGAAGCTCAGGTGATGGTTTTGAGCCTTACGGTTATTCCCAGATTGGGACCCGACAGTACTACTTAGCTCCTTTATTTGATTATTTTGAACGCGTTGAAGCAAATCCTTATTTGGGAGAATATTTTTTCCTTCCCAGGGATAATCACACAGTCAGAGTTCCCATAACCACTAATAAAGATACAATAAGGTATATTAATAACAATTGGTACGATATTGGTTATGGTGAAGAGATTATTTCAGACTCTATCTTAAAGGTTTTTGATTTCAGGCTTGAGAGTTTTTCTCCTTTTAATGACAGCTTGACCTTTTTTACCAAGCATGGCTCGTTGATCCGTTCAGAAGATTTAGGTATTTCAGGAGATACTTTGGCAATTCCTGTTTCCTCCAGTTCTCAATTCCTATTTGACCAAGACTCTCTCCATGTTTACGCAACAAGTAATACCGGGAATCTTTTGGTTTCTGATAATTACGGGAAACCAGGAAGCTGGATAGAATTAACCTTGCAGGGCAGGTCGTCAACACTTCAAATTGATCCCAAAAAAACCGGGTTTTTATACGTAGCTGACTCAACTTCCATTTACAGATCAACAGATTTTGGGCAAAGCTTTCAAGAAGTGTATTCATCAAATCACTTTATTCTTGATTTCTATCCCAAACCAGCTTCGGGTGTTTACTACGTAATGCAAAAAGACCAAATTCTGAAAATAAATACTGATTCTGTTTCAATACTAAAATCAGCACCTGAAATTTCTGAACCCGAGATGAGTCTTGACAACTTTCCCTACCAGAATGGAAATGAGTTTGTTTTTACAGTAAGGCAAAAGGACCCCAATGATGATAGTGAATATTATGACGTGCTTACCCTTGAAGAATTTAAAACCACAACAACCCAGGAAGAAAACGGGAAGGGATCTGTTATCTATTTCGATGATGAGTCTCGGCACCCATTATTTAAGGAACTTAGGCTCGACTCCCTCTCCAATCTTATAGCTACAAATTGGGCCCGTGACAGCAGTTGGACTTTATTAGACATGACCAAACCCCGTTATAAAGCTTGGTATCCCATCGCAGAAACCGATTCCATTATTATTAAGGGTTTATTTAGTGAAGATGTTACAACTCGTATAAATGGCAAACCTTTCGATGAAGGCATTAGTCTGGCTTATTATTCTGAAAAAATAGTAGAATCAAAAACATACTTTAATGGTGCGATTGCTACTGCAGTGTGGTCGCCTAAACTTGGCTTTACATACTTTAGATTTGGAGTAGATGGTTTAATTTACTCCCTTAAAGGTGCTTATATAGATGGCACTGTATATGGTGATACAACTGCAATTAAATATGTTTCAAACGAGCCAAGCCCAACAGAAATACCCAAACAAGTAACGCTAAGCCAAAATTACCCCAATCCCTTCAACCCTTCTACAGTGATTAGTTATCAACTGGCAGAAAACAGTTTGGTACAGCTAGAGGTCTTTGATGTGACCGGACGAAAAGTGGCTGTTTTGGTGGAGGGAGAAAGGAAAGCTGCCGGAACGCATGAGGTTAGCTTTGAGGCTGAAAACCTTGCGTCAGGAGTGTATTTCTACCGGCTGGAAACCGCCGGGCAAACCCTGACTCAGAAAATGCTGTTGGTAAAATGA
- a CDS encoding T9SS type A sorting domain-containing protein — protein MKKLLFILIGVAFSTNINAQNKITDAYFHELKGMEDSTDTTHLFYRKYVKGQYECTGDNPAGSPSENQNNVYHFDLNSQKDSVLFADYYSEWCLAGSVDSKTVFSYTFYDNNPKKWIISGAYEYAIGISDYSGATLDYNVAIAVKTFKEGSKSNYIPKELILSPSGDSLYVKTFSDITIPFSGNNKEWPVIDEDFEFMAYADSVAIDWNIINIHPKIDSLYFATNSSGDLYRSTHYSSDFTFADSSMYFRNLFFDTDTSHVYSLTSSGVLLSDNLGNQDSWEVSEIDFKTSSSKFLTVDKSVSGNLFVSDSTAILFSQNYGATFTSLLSVDDEITGLYKKPDSDILYVLTRKELLEVNTETKETTTLKQLPVSSEQLTDVPTQISLNQNYPNPFNPSTVISYQLAGNSLVRLEVFDVTGRKVAVLVNGVRKAAGTHEVTFDAENLASGVYFYRLETAGQTLTQKMLLVK, from the coding sequence ATGAAAAAACTATTATTCATACTGATTGGTGTGGCTTTTTCCACCAACATAAATGCTCAGAATAAAATTACTGATGCCTATTTCCATGAGTTAAAAGGGATGGAAGATTCCACTGATACTACGCATCTGTTTTACAGAAAATATGTGAAAGGTCAATACGAATGCACCGGCGATAATCCTGCAGGCTCTCCCAGTGAAAATCAGAATAATGTTTATCATTTTGATCTAAATTCTCAAAAAGACTCCGTTTTATTTGCAGATTATTATTCTGAATGGTGTCTGGCAGGTTCCGTTGACAGCAAAACTGTATTCTCATACACTTTTTATGATAACAACCCAAAAAAGTGGATCATTTCTGGAGCATATGAATACGCAATCGGGATCTCCGATTATTCTGGAGCCACATTAGATTATAATGTGGCTATTGCTGTAAAAACGTTTAAAGAAGGCTCAAAAAGTAATTACATCCCAAAAGAACTTATTCTCTCTCCTAGTGGCGACTCGCTTTACGTTAAAACCTTTTCAGATATTACTATTCCTTTTTCGGGAAACAATAAAGAATGGCCTGTAATTGATGAAGATTTTGAGTTCATGGCATATGCTGATTCCGTAGCCATAGACTGGAACATCATCAATATCCATCCTAAAATTGACTCCCTCTACTTCGCGACCAACTCCTCCGGTGATTTATATCGAAGCACTCACTATTCTTCAGATTTCACCTTTGCCGATTCGAGCATGTATTTCAGAAACTTATTTTTTGATACCGATACTTCCCACGTTTATTCATTGACCTCATCCGGAGTACTTCTTTCTGATAATTTAGGAAACCAAGACTCCTGGGAAGTTTCTGAAATTGATTTTAAAACGAGTTCATCTAAATTTCTTACGGTTGACAAATCTGTTTCAGGAAATTTATTTGTATCTGATTCTACTGCTATCCTTTTTTCTCAAAATTATGGAGCTACTTTTACTTCCCTACTTTCAGTTGATGATGAAATCACCGGCCTCTACAAAAAACCGGATTCTGATATTCTATATGTACTTACGCGGAAAGAATTACTGGAAGTAAATACTGAAACCAAAGAAACTACTACACTTAAACAGTTACCGGTGAGCAGTGAACAGTTGACAGATGTTCCCACTCAAATCTCACTCAATCAAAACTACCCCAACCCCTTCAACCCAAGTACAGTGATCAGTTATCAGTTGGCAGGAAACAGTTTGGTGCGGCTGGAAGTGTTTGATGTGACCGGACGAAAAGTGGCTGTTTTGGTAAATGGAGTACGGAAAGCAGCGGGGACACATGAGGTTACTTTTGATGCAGAGAATCTGGCTTCAGGTGTTTATTTCTATCGTCTTGAAACGGCCGGGCAAACGCTAACTCAAAAAATGCTGCTGGTGAAATGA
- a CDS encoding dienelactone hydrolase family protein yields MKTALLSIFALLLSVSLFAQDYAIQQLENSPRHHEWVTIESNNRTLHNFVVYPETSEPAPVVIVIHENRGLNDWARSFADQLAGEGFIAVAPDLISNTVEGIEKTSDFETSDAARQAIYSLNPDQVTTDLLNVLEYAKTIESGNGSFAVAGFCWGGSQSFRFATNAGDAIDAALVFYGTGPEAEEAYRNIEVPVYGFYGGDDQRVNSTIERSETAMKKFSKIYKYEIYEGAGHAFMRRGDDPEATSEDPNVIARNKSWDRLVSILSEF; encoded by the coding sequence ATGAAAACTGCTCTTCTATCCATTTTTGCCCTGCTACTATCGGTTTCTTTGTTTGCACAAGATTATGCCATTCAGCAACTGGAAAATTCTCCCCGCCATCACGAATGGGTGACCATTGAATCCAACAATCGGACACTGCATAATTTTGTGGTTTATCCGGAGACTTCAGAACCTGCTCCTGTAGTGATCGTCATTCACGAAAACCGCGGACTCAATGACTGGGCCCGGAGTTTTGCCGATCAGCTGGCCGGAGAAGGTTTTATAGCGGTTGCACCTGATTTAATTTCAAATACGGTGGAAGGGATAGAGAAAACCAGCGATTTTGAGACTTCCGATGCTGCCCGACAAGCCATCTACAGTCTCAATCCGGATCAAGTAACCACCGACCTGCTGAACGTGCTCGAATATGCCAAAACCATCGAGTCTGGAAACGGATCATTTGCCGTAGCCGGCTTTTGCTGGGGTGGTTCTCAATCCTTTCGGTTTGCCACCAATGCCGGAGATGCGATTGACGCTGCCCTGGTATTTTATGGGACCGGCCCCGAAGCTGAAGAAGCCTACCGTAACATTGAAGTTCCTGTTTATGGGTTCTATGGTGGCGATGACCAACGCGTAAATTCAACCATCGAGCGGTCGGAAACTGCAATGAAGAAGTTTAGCAAGATTTATAAATACGAAATTTATGAAGGCGCAGGCCATGCTTTTATGAGGCGTGGAGATGATCCTGAGGCTACTTCTGAGGATCCAAATGTAATTGCACGAAATAAATCATGGGATCGTTTAGTTTCTATTTTAAGTGAGTTTTAG